In Cryptomeria japonica chromosome 10, Sugi_1.0, whole genome shotgun sequence, a genomic segment contains:
- the LOC131029956 gene encoding CLAVATA3/ESR (CLE)-related protein 25 isoform X1, which translates to MKGILYYCSVGAAAMKVGRVLVIIMLLLAVLISFRAPGASGMRNSVGIRHRMDAGHGGVKFDKGAKADLNYGNVKRRVPNGSDPIHNRRAGKSGEPPAV; encoded by the exons ATGAAGGGGATTCTGTACTACTGTTCTGTTGGAGCAGCAGCTATGAAGGTTGGAAGAGTGTTAGTTATCATCATGCTTCTCTTGGCTGTTCTCATCTCATTCAGGGCTCCAGGGGCCTCTGGAATGAGAAACTCTGTTGGAATTAGGCACAGAATGGATGCAGGGCATGGAGGAGTTAAATTTGACAAAGGGGCTAAAGCAGATCTGAATTATGGCAATGTTAAGCGTAGAGTCCCCAATGGTTCAGACCCAATTCATAACAG AAGAGCTGGGAAATCAGGGGAGCCTCCAGCAGTGTAG
- the LOC131029956 gene encoding uncharacterized protein LOC131029956 isoform X2: protein MKGILYYCSVGAAAMKVGRVLVIIMLLLAVLISFRAPGASGMRNSVGIRHRMDAGHGGVKFDKGAKADLNYGNVKRRVPNGSDPIHNRAGKSGEPPAV, encoded by the exons ATGAAGGGGATTCTGTACTACTGTTCTGTTGGAGCAGCAGCTATGAAGGTTGGAAGAGTGTTAGTTATCATCATGCTTCTCTTGGCTGTTCTCATCTCATTCAGGGCTCCAGGGGCCTCTGGAATGAGAAACTCTGTTGGAATTAGGCACAGAATGGATGCAGGGCATGGAGGAGTTAAATTTGACAAAGGGGCTAAAGCAGATCTGAATTATGGCAATGTTAAGCGTAGAGTCCCCAATGGTTCAGACCCAATTCATAACAG AGCTGGGAAATCAGGGGAGCCTCCAGCAGTGTAG